From Plasmodium relictum strain SGS1 genome assembly, chromosome: 8, the proteins below share one genomic window:
- a CDS encoding DnaJ protein, putative, whose protein sequence is MKKKTNIENFDFKKNEFICNNSLSKSSNYFNVNKIKELYNIENNKIYEQIFDTYYTKGNVLKKRKKEKIHRKNSLSPSLNNTDKANEILFHINEESITPPPSLHSTLHTKCCKTFKNNNENKNSTNLSFNKKIIPNEEFYFYNNNFDNTPKKIIKDNINLQEKSFVKISKENYNFNSKSKNALINRNSLNKYDFIRFVCSPNKKRSNEKSISNNNEVSIPIKDINKKKENFNENLCKDTFNSNDTNNNLDMQKNINRNNNTGINQIYYDKEISEKSEDNNAGIKVKPKNFIEPYNSFSINSLSKNFFINNKKFFINDINKDKIITDDNEDDLSTKNIVNEKNDYVNLDNKDNINRKKNLDYKNTKMNNINYDFKNFDNNTPYHFNGNYAFDDNIYDKKDNNENSYLKDINIYLKKNYKIWKSLYSYLDVSYNCSKEEIKKSYKDKIKVHHPDKGGSIKEFLELKLSYDILINDKKRKLYDKYGNGILELLISEKFSDYNISSDEKNEEEIIDDECLRIYDLFVLKYKNISYLHNLYDLKINSNQYNEFQKLIYHFFNIENNIFKNIFYIYPIFSPHISPFIKNKKKNNSENSFIYFDEISNENSHETTSDNSPLNIKLTNEITTFDTKKKKNITNIFNDLNSEFDHFFKNYIMEKIELSEKHRRKCNKSYENKKNEHKTVFKENIDSYFEKDTFISSDVDPQYNNYVDGKGKKNFYENSSSEFFKDIQLSPVAYRIINDDSKKHVDDFYKWFEFFFEDNLSEVESKEEDTTDENEDESLEKKLHKNIHNVNKNIKSDNFDEIEQNIKKKEFINNLAEKLIQKNEMEKIIKEKLKEDTFIKNNNIVTNNCNSSINNTNKLVQFYNPINNSLNHNCKIKNNIQSEFLEKNFNKNYDDILNIEEKYGFNLIKKSEHKVNDLTHDFNYIYIGNNINKKKNFILFIKEECVKKFLKIKLLINKVKKKSNLKHISLFESEIDKNLKNIEYILLLITYKEELVPLNDFYLLDKNIYSEDYYCIPLYIKKNNIIRPHFCHFKWIVYTLQSLFFFNLYFKKVNKYICTFPFFNYKYNCLKKYLENKEDNKNYDKIKDKYIFFQHYIIKNKHKYLKYFPHCLFLYLKDVVSLNRNCQKQLQVNLSPVFVLTPNKLF, encoded by the coding sequence atgaaaaaaaaaactaacaTAGAAAATTTTGATTTTAAGAAAAACGAATTCATTTGTAATAATAGTTTAAGTAAAAGCTCAAATTATTTcaatgtaaataaaattaaagaacTATATAACATAgaaaacaataaaatttatgaacAAATTTTTGATACTTATTATACAAAGGGAAATGtacttaaaaaaagaaaaaaggaaaaaattcATAGAAAAAATAGCTTATCACCATCTTTGAACAATACTGATAAAgcaaatgaaatattatttcaCATAAATGAAGAATCTATTACACCACCTCCATCTTTACATTCAACTTTACATACAAAATGCTGtaaaacttttaaaaataataatgaaaacaaaaattcAACAAACTTAAGTttcaacaaaaaaataataccaaatgaagaattttatttctataacAATAATTTTGATAACACAccaaagaaaataattaaagataatataaatttacaagaaaaaagttttgtaaaaataagtaaagaaaactataattttaatagtaaaagtaaaaatgcACTGATTAATAGAAATTCactaaataaatatgattttATTAGATTCGTATGTTCtccaaataaaaaaagaagtaatGAAAAAAGCATAAGCAATAATAATGAAGTTTCAATTCCAATAAaggatataaataaaaaaaaagaaaattttaatgaaaactTGTGTAAAGATACTTTTAACTCAAATGATACAAACAATAACTTAGATatgcaaaaaaatattaatagaaataataacaCAGGAATTAATCAAATATATTATGATAAAGAAATTTCAGAAAAAAGTGAAGATAATAATGCTGGTATAAAAGTAAAaccaaaaaattttatagaaccatataattctttttctattaatagTCTgagtaaaaatttttttataaacaacaaaaaattctttataaatgatatcaataaagataaaataattacaGATGATAATGAAGATGACTTATCTACTAAAAATATTGTAAATGAAAAGAATGATTATGTGAATTTGGATAACAAAGataatattaatagaaaaaaaaacttagattataaaaatacaaaaatgaataacataaattatgattttaaaaattttgataataataCACCTTATCATTTTAATGGAAATTATGCCTTTgatgataatatatatgataaaaaagataataatgaaaattcttatttaaaGGATATTAATAtctatctaaaaaaaaattataaaatatggAAGTCTTTATATAGTTACTTAGACGTTTCATATAATTGTAGTAAAGAAGagataaaaaaatcatataaggataaaataaaagttcaTCATCCTGATAAAGGAGGAAgtataaaagaatttttagaattaaaattatcatatGATATACtaattaatgataaaaagaGAAAACTTTATGATAAGTATGGAAATGGTATATTAGAATTATTAATTAGTGAAAAATTTAGTGATTATAATATTTCAtctgatgaaaaaaatgaagaagaaataatagACGATGAGTGCTTAAGAATATATGATCTGTTTGtactaaaatataaaaatatttcatatttacataatttatatgatttaaaaattaacagTAATCAATATAATGAATTTCAGAAGTTAATTTaccatttttttaatatagaaaataatatttttaaaaacattttttatatttatcctATTTTTTCTCCCCATATATCtccttttattaaaaataaaaaaaagaataattcagaaaattcttttatatattttgatgAAATAAGTAATGAAAATTCACATGAAACTACTTCAGATAATTCTccattaaatattaaattaacaAATGAAATTACAACTTttgatacaaaaaaaaaaaaaaacattacaaatatatttaatgatttaaattCAGAATTTGAtcattttttcaaaaattatataatggaaaaaatagaattatcAGAGAAGCATAGAAGAAAATGCAATAAATcgtatgaaaataaaaaaaatgaacataAAACAGTATTTAAGGAAAACATTGATTcttattttgaaaaagatACGTTTATATCATCAGATGTAGATCCtcaatataataattatgttgatggaaaaggaaaaaaaaatttctacgAAAATAGTTCTTcagaattttttaaagatattCAGTTGTCACCAGTTGCATATAGAATTATAAATGACGACAGTAAAAAGCATGTTGATGATTTCTACAAATggtttgaatttttttttgaagataATTTAAGTGAAGTTGAAAGCAAAGAAGAGGATACTActgatgaaaatgaagatgaatcacttgaaaaaaaattacataagaATATTcataatgtaaataaaaatataaaaagtgaTAATTTCGATGAAATAGagcaaaatataaaaaaaaaagaatttataaataatttagcaGAAAAGTTAATccaaaaaaatgaaatggagaaaataattaaagagaaattaaaagaagatacttttataaaaaataataatatagtcACAAACAATTGTAATTCATCCattaataatacaaataaacTAGTCCAATTTTATAATCCTATAAATAATTCTCTGAACCATAATTgcaaaataaagaataatattCAAAGTGAATttctagaaaaaaatttcaacAAAAATTATGACGATATATTGAACATTGAAGAGAAATATggatttaatttaattaaaaaaagtgaGCATAAAGTTAATGATCTAACACAcgattttaattatatttatataggtaataatataaataaaaaaaaaaattttatattattcataaaagaagaatgtgttaaaaaatttttaaaaataaaattactgATTAacaaagttaaaaaaaaatcaaatttaaaacatatatCATTATTTGAAAGCGAAATTGacaaaaatttgaaaaacaTTGAATATATACTATTATTGATAACATACAAAGAAGAACTAGTGCctttaaatgatttttatttattagataaaaatatatactcaGAAGATTACTATTGTATtcctttatatataaaaaaaaataatataataagaCCTCACTTTTGTCATTTTAAATGGATTGTATATACTCTACAatcattattcttttttaatctttattttaaaaaagttaacaaatatatatgtacttttccattttttaactataaatataattgcTTGAAAAAATATCTTGAAAATAAAgaggataataaaaattatgataaaataaaagataagtatattttttttcagcATTACATCATAAAAAacaaacataaatatttaaaatattttccacattgtttatttctatatttaaaagatgTAGTATCACTAAATAGAAACTGTCAGAAACAACTCCAAGTAAATTTATCTCCAGTTTTTGTTTTAACACCTAATAAacttttttga